From Proteiniborus sp. DW1, the proteins below share one genomic window:
- the rsgA gene encoding ribosome small subunit-dependent GTPase A, whose product MTSKYNLYDLGWNENFKDDVKQYGDEYSIGRVVVEYRNLYKIYTENGEVLASVSGKMTNLATGREDYPAVGDWVILDKNINQKDRVMIHGILKRKSKFSRKVAGNSFDEQIIAANIDIAFICMSLNNNFNLRRLERYITVAWDSGSRPVVLLTKADLCNDIEEKLKQTSEILFGIDVHCISCVNKSGISEVKNYIKKGTTVAFIGSSGVGKSTIINELLGESRQITQEVSSIGEKGRHTTTNRELLILPEGGVVIDTPGMRELHILDVSESIDTAFKDIEELSLRCKFSDCTHISEPRCAVKEAINDGTLSKKRYESYLKLKKEAAYTERKLNRKAEIQYKKAAKKLSKSLR is encoded by the coding sequence TTGACAAGCAAATATAATTTGTATGATTTAGGATGGAATGAGAACTTTAAAGATGATGTTAAACAGTATGGAGATGAATATAGCATTGGAAGAGTAGTAGTGGAGTACAGAAATTTATATAAAATATATACTGAAAATGGTGAAGTGTTAGCTTCAGTTTCTGGGAAGATGACTAATTTAGCAACAGGAAGGGAAGATTATCCTGCTGTTGGAGACTGGGTAATACTAGATAAAAATATTAATCAAAAAGATAGGGTTATGATTCATGGAATTTTAAAAAGAAAAAGTAAATTTTCTAGAAAAGTTGCAGGAAACTCATTTGATGAGCAGATTATTGCAGCTAATATAGATATAGCCTTCATATGTATGTCTTTAAATAATAACTTTAATTTAAGAAGATTGGAAAGGTACATTACTGTGGCTTGGGACAGTGGTTCCAGACCAGTTGTATTACTTACAAAAGCAGACCTGTGTAATGATATAGAGGAGAAACTTAAGCAAACATCTGAAATCTTGTTTGGAATAGATGTTCACTGCATTAGCTGTGTTAATAAATCGGGAATCTCAGAAGTTAAGAATTATATAAAAAAAGGAACTACAGTTGCATTTATTGGTTCTTCTGGAGTGGGAAAGTCCACTATAATAAATGAACTGCTAGGTGAAAGCAGACAGATAACTCAGGAAGTAAGCAGTATTGGAGAAAAAGGAAGACACACCACTACAAATAGAGAACTTTTAATACTTCCTGAAGGGGGAGTAGTTATAGATACTCCAGGAATGAGAGAGCTCCACATATTAGATGTTAGTGAAAGTATAGATACTGCATTTAAGGATATAGAAGAACTTTCTTTGAGATGCAAATTCTCAGACTGCACTCATATATCTGAACCAAGATGTGCTGTAAAGGAAGCCATTAATGACGGTACTCTGAGTAAAAAAAGATACGAAAGCTATCTAAAGCTTAAAAAGGAAGCTGCATATACTGAAAGAAAGTTAAATAGAAAAGCTGAAATTCAATATAAAAAAGCAGCAAAAAAACTATCAAAATCATTAAGGTAA
- a CDS encoding DUF3201 domain-containing protein, with protein sequence MNLKIVEELNNIYEPLHRQFKELKQILEKQGFSYFNAGWFNMHSIKYDDNFINEYFPIPVLSVKGVGDIGLNLDHIFIETTISKEKALNLQLDKFNDYNIEIYGVSDYFIDYYQPNLGIEVYKEKIHKSDEKEFHFTIYLPQGISMEKIISVISKLREYEII encoded by the coding sequence TTGAATTTAAAAATAGTTGAAGAACTAAACAATATTTATGAGCCTTTGCATAGGCAATTTAAAGAGTTGAAGCAGATATTAGAAAAGCAAGGTTTTAGTTATTTCAATGCAGGATGGTTTAATATGCATTCCATAAAGTATGATGATAATTTCATTAATGAATATTTTCCTATCCCTGTCTTATCAGTTAAAGGTGTTGGGGATATTGGTTTAAATTTAGATCATATTTTTATTGAGACTACAATATCAAAAGAAAAGGCATTAAATTTACAATTAGATAAGTTTAATGACTATAACATAGAGATTTATGGTGTTTCAGACTATTTTATCGATTATTATCAACCTAATTTAGGAATTGAGGTTTACAAAGAAAAGATTCATAAAAGTGATGAGAAGGAATTTCATTTTACAATATATTTACCTCAAGGCATTAGTATGGAAAAAATAATTAGCGTGATTTCCAAATTAAGAGAATATGAAATCATTTAA
- a CDS encoding 5'-methylthioadenosine/adenosylhomocysteine nucleosidase, protein MKKVGIIGAMPIEVDIIKNELENCFVETHAGLDYYIGKIKDIEVILLVCGIGKVNAAVYTQILIDQYSVDAIINTGIAGGLSDDIKHLSVVISNQLTYYDVRRIQMINCFPNQEFFIADANLIDLAIKISKSYDLDYHIGTIISGEDFITDTRRKKELHQIYKALCVEMEGAAIAHTAFVNNIPFLVIRSISDLANEATVKDYKKFEEIAAHKSANLAKEMIYHL, encoded by the coding sequence GGCGCTATGCCTATAGAAGTAGACATAATTAAAAATGAATTGGAAAATTGTTTTGTTGAAACACATGCAGGTTTAGATTATTACATAGGCAAAATTAAAGATATTGAAGTTATTTTATTAGTGTGTGGTATTGGCAAAGTTAATGCCGCAGTTTATACTCAGATTTTAATTGACCAGTATTCAGTTGATGCAATAATCAATACAGGCATTGCTGGAGGGCTTTCCGATGATATTAAGCACCTTTCTGTAGTAATATCAAATCAGCTAACATACTATGATGTGCGTAGAATTCAGATGATAAATTGTTTTCCAAATCAAGAATTTTTTATAGCAGATGCTAATTTAATTGACTTAGCAATAAAAATTTCAAAGTCATATGATTTGGATTATCATATTGGAACAATTATATCAGGTGAAGATTTTATAACAGATACTAGGAGAAAAAAAGAGTTACATCAAATTTATAAAGCACTTTGCGTAGAGATGGAAGGAGCAGCAATAGCACATACCGCTTTTGTAAACAATATTCCTTTTTTAGTTATTCGCAGTATTTCGGATTTAGCCAACGAAGCAACTGTTAAAGATTATAAGAAATTTGAAGAAATAGCAGCACATAAATCTGCTAACCTTGCAAAAGAAATGATATATCATTTATAA